The Mycolicibacterium smegmatis genome has a window encoding:
- a CDS encoding thiolase family protein, which produces MSHDVAIIGVGIHPFGRFEGKTAMQMGVDAIFAAVADAGVDWKDIGAATGGSWTVANPDAIVGMVELSGIPFTNVFNACATAASATKVCADGIRLGDYDIGIAVGLDKHPRGAFTEDPALVGMPKWYAENGQYLTTQFFGMKANRYLHDHNISRRTLARVAAKNFRNGALNPNAFRRKPISEDDILNSTMLNYPLTQYMFCAPDEGAAAVVMCRADIAHRYTDKPVYLKAVEVRTRRYGAYEVNTTCAPVEEDVAPTVYAARAAFEKAGVAPEDVDVIQLQDTDAGAEIIHMAECGFCAHGDQEKLLADGATEIGGSLPVNTDGGLIANGEPIGASGLRQIHELVRQLRGEAGDRQVPGEPKVGFAQLYGAPGTAGATILTR; this is translated from the coding sequence GTGTCCCACGACGTAGCGATCATCGGGGTCGGCATTCACCCGTTCGGCCGGTTCGAGGGCAAGACCGCGATGCAGATGGGCGTCGACGCGATCTTCGCGGCGGTCGCCGATGCCGGGGTTGACTGGAAGGACATCGGCGCCGCCACCGGCGGCAGCTGGACCGTCGCCAACCCGGACGCGATCGTCGGCATGGTAGAGCTCTCGGGCATCCCGTTCACCAACGTGTTCAACGCGTGCGCGACGGCCGCGAGCGCCACCAAGGTGTGCGCCGACGGCATCCGCCTCGGCGACTACGACATCGGCATCGCCGTCGGCCTGGACAAGCATCCCCGCGGGGCGTTCACCGAGGATCCCGCGCTCGTCGGCATGCCCAAGTGGTACGCCGAGAACGGTCAGTACCTCACCACGCAGTTCTTCGGCATGAAGGCCAACCGGTATCTGCACGACCACAACATCTCCCGGCGCACCCTGGCCAGGGTCGCGGCCAAGAACTTCCGCAACGGCGCACTCAATCCGAATGCCTTCCGGCGCAAACCGATCAGCGAGGACGACATCCTCAACTCGACCATGCTGAACTATCCGCTCACGCAGTACATGTTCTGCGCACCGGACGAAGGTGCGGCCGCGGTGGTGATGTGCCGGGCCGACATCGCCCACCGCTACACCGACAAACCCGTGTACCTCAAGGCCGTCGAGGTGCGGACCCGCCGCTACGGCGCCTACGAGGTGAACACGACGTGCGCACCGGTCGAGGAGGATGTCGCGCCGACGGTCTATGCGGCTCGCGCGGCGTTCGAAAAGGCCGGGGTGGCGCCGGAAGACGTCGACGTGATCCAGCTGCAGGACACCGATGCGGGCGCCGAGATCATCCACATGGCCGAGTGCGGGTTCTGCGCGCACGGCGACCAGGAGAAGCTGCTCGCCGACGGCGCCACCGAGATCGGCGGGTCGCTGCCGGTCAACACCGACGGCGGGCTGATCGCCAACGGCGAGCCGATCGGCGCGTCCGGTCTGCGCCAGATCCACGAACTGGTGCGCCAATTGCGCGGCGAGGCCGGTGACCGCCAGGTGCCCGGCGAACCGAAGGTCGGATTCGCCCAGCTCTACGGCGCGCCAGGCACCGCGGGCGCCACGATTCTCACTCGCTGA
- a CDS encoding molybdopterin-containing oxidoreductase family protein, producing MIATVEDGRLTALRPDRDHPLSAGFACQKGIAFAEVVNDPDRITTPLRRRADAKRPGNRTDVLDGFEPVGWDEALDDIAHRLSGIHRRHGSGAVAWYMGNPAAFSYSHLFAAMAFAKGIGGDSHFFSSSTQDTSSRLLANQFLYGAPFPVPIPDVMRTDLLVMIGANPVVSHGSFLTAPRLKDRMHDIVKRGGRVVVVDPRRSETAAQFEWLGIVPDTDAYFLLSLLQVMFDENLVAPRAATQADGLDWLRRQSAPFTPESTRAHTGVEPETLRALARDLAGTARAAVYGRLGTCVGRHGTLTTYLIDAVNIVAGNLDVPGGSVFSTLGMPGQRWGSMAMGASLRRSYRTRRTRVGGFKSVIGAEPAALMAKEITTPGRRQVKAMFIGAGNPVLSVPNGPELAEALDAAELTVGLDLYVNETTAHCDYVLPVTTMYERDDFAVTFQMFQATPFRQATEAMVAPRGQARTEWDIVVDLIGRMSVRTPVFAMLRCAQKLAGRRGRRLNPRPLIDGMIRMADGGDRFGLRRDGLTFRKLAEEHPHGVIVAPHVRTGVLGEVVVYPKGRVRLEHADIATEITALTRRRNPDGFGLRMIGMREPRSENSWMHNAPLLMRGQRIQRAFLHADDATARGVRDGDVVRVRSPFGQIDIAVSLTTDLVRGTVAIPHGWGHNGSGGWRIANRAGGANVNELMSSDPRDVEALAGMSWLTGVPVEVETCHLHCESVGVAAGGSSG from the coding sequence ATGATCGCCACGGTCGAGGACGGCAGGCTCACCGCGCTGCGACCCGACAGGGACCATCCGCTGTCGGCCGGCTTCGCGTGCCAGAAAGGCATCGCGTTCGCCGAGGTGGTCAATGACCCGGACCGCATCACCACACCGCTGCGCCGGCGCGCCGACGCGAAACGGCCGGGCAACCGAACCGATGTTCTCGACGGCTTCGAACCGGTCGGCTGGGACGAGGCACTCGACGACATCGCGCACCGGCTCAGCGGTATTCACCGCAGGCACGGCTCCGGCGCGGTGGCCTGGTACATGGGCAACCCCGCGGCCTTCAGCTACTCACACCTGTTCGCGGCGATGGCATTCGCCAAGGGCATCGGAGGTGACAGCCACTTCTTCAGCTCGTCGACACAGGACACCAGCAGCCGGTTGCTCGCCAATCAGTTCCTCTACGGTGCGCCGTTCCCGGTGCCGATCCCGGATGTGATGCGTACCGATCTGCTCGTGATGATCGGCGCCAATCCCGTGGTCTCGCATGGGAGTTTCCTGACCGCGCCGCGCCTCAAGGACCGCATGCACGACATCGTCAAGCGTGGTGGGCGCGTCGTGGTCGTCGACCCCCGCCGCAGCGAGACGGCCGCGCAGTTCGAGTGGCTCGGCATCGTCCCCGACACCGACGCGTACTTCCTGCTGTCGCTGCTGCAGGTGATGTTCGACGAGAACCTCGTTGCTCCGCGCGCTGCGACCCAGGCCGACGGACTGGACTGGCTGCGGCGACAGAGTGCGCCGTTCACACCGGAGTCCACCCGCGCGCACACGGGTGTGGAGCCGGAAACCCTTCGGGCGCTGGCCCGCGACCTGGCCGGCACTGCCCGCGCGGCGGTCTACGGCAGGCTCGGCACGTGCGTCGGGCGCCACGGCACCCTGACCACCTACCTCATCGACGCGGTCAACATCGTCGCGGGCAATCTCGACGTGCCCGGCGGAAGTGTGTTCAGCACACTGGGGATGCCCGGTCAGCGGTGGGGCTCGATGGCGATGGGCGCTTCGCTGCGCCGCAGCTACCGCACCAGGCGCACACGTGTAGGCGGGTTCAAGTCGGTGATCGGGGCTGAACCCGCGGCGCTGATGGCCAAGGAGATCACCACGCCCGGTCGCCGTCAGGTCAAGGCGATGTTCATCGGCGCGGGCAACCCGGTGCTCTCGGTGCCCAACGGGCCCGAGTTGGCCGAGGCGCTCGACGCCGCGGAGTTGACCGTCGGGCTGGACCTCTACGTCAACGAGACCACGGCACACTGTGACTATGTCCTGCCCGTGACCACGATGTACGAGCGCGACGACTTCGCCGTCACCTTCCAGATGTTCCAGGCCACCCCGTTCCGACAGGCAACCGAGGCCATGGTGGCGCCCAGAGGGCAGGCGCGCACCGAGTGGGACATCGTCGTGGACCTGATCGGCCGGATGTCGGTGCGCACACCGGTGTTCGCAATGCTGCGGTGTGCGCAGAAGCTTGCCGGGCGACGAGGCAGACGGCTGAACCCGCGGCCGCTGATCGACGGCATGATCCGCATGGCCGACGGTGGCGACCGGTTCGGCCTGCGCCGCGACGGACTGACGTTCCGCAAGCTCGCCGAGGAGCACCCGCACGGTGTGATCGTGGCACCGCACGTGCGCACCGGTGTCCTCGGCGAGGTCGTGGTGTACCCGAAGGGCCGGGTACGCCTCGAGCACGCCGACATCGCCACCGAGATCACCGCGCTGACGCGACGCCGCAACCCGGATGGCTTCGGCCTGCGGATGATCGGTATGCGCGAACCGCGTTCGGAGAACTCGTGGATGCACAACGCGCCGCTGCTCATGCGTGGCCAGCGCATCCAGCGGGCGTTCCTGCACGCCGACGATGCCACGGCGCGCGGGGTGCGTGACGGTGACGTGGTGCGTGTGCGGTCACCCTTTGGACAGATCGACATCGCCGTATCGCTCACCACCGACCTCGTCCGCGGAACGGTCGCGATACCACACGGCTGGGGCCACAACGGAAGTGGTGGTTGGCGGATCGCGAACCGTGCGGGCGGGGCGAACGTCAACGAACTGATGTCCAGCGACCCGCGCGACGTGGAAGCCCTGGCGGGCATGTCGTGGCTCACCGGGGTGCCGGTGGAAGTCGAAACCTGTCACCTCCACTGCGAGAGTGTCGGCGTCGCGGCGGGTGGGAGTTCTGGGTGA
- a CDS encoding aldehyde dehydrogenase family protein, which produces MSDVVAAADSVEIGRRAAARAEKRMLIDGELVAAAVDFENISPATGSVLGTTSAASAGDMDAAIGAARCAFDETDWSTDRVRRQKVLLQLQDALEAEKEDLREELIAEVGCPAMTTQNAQLDWPLAEALRYPARLIDEFEWERELDGGGLFGERNARTVVKEPVGVVAAITPSNFPIEVILNKLGPALAAGNTVVLKPDPNTPWNATRLGRLIVERTDMPPGVVNVVPTPSNGVAALLGTDPRVDMVSFTGSTAVGKHLMRVGADTMKRTFLELGGKSAMIVLDDAKPAHIIPGAIGACVHAGQACAANTRMLVHRSLFDEAVANVAMAFAGIPVGDPALPTTLVGPVISAAAKQRVLDACERARRDGAETVVGGGEAEGLPEHLAGGHYVAPTVIVGADPRSAIAQEEVFGPVLVMVPFDDDDEAVRLANDTAFGLAGAVLSASPERAMGIARRIRTGAIGVNGGMYYGADAPFGGYKNSGVGRQCGIEGFAQYTETKTIGWRRPRT; this is translated from the coding sequence GTGAGTGACGTCGTGGCCGCTGCCGACAGCGTCGAGATCGGCCGTCGTGCGGCCGCACGGGCCGAGAAGAGGATGCTTATCGACGGTGAACTCGTCGCTGCTGCAGTAGATTTCGAGAACATCAGCCCGGCAACGGGATCGGTGCTCGGCACCACATCGGCCGCATCGGCGGGTGACATGGACGCGGCGATCGGCGCGGCGCGGTGCGCGTTCGACGAGACCGACTGGTCGACCGACCGCGTGCGGCGCCAGAAGGTGCTGCTGCAGCTGCAGGATGCTCTCGAAGCCGAGAAAGAGGATCTGCGTGAGGAATTGATCGCCGAGGTCGGCTGCCCGGCGATGACGACCCAGAACGCCCAGTTGGACTGGCCGCTGGCCGAGGCGCTGCGCTACCCGGCGCGGCTGATCGACGAATTCGAATGGGAACGCGAACTCGACGGCGGTGGACTTTTCGGTGAACGCAACGCGCGCACGGTGGTCAAGGAGCCCGTTGGTGTGGTCGCGGCGATCACGCCGTCGAACTTCCCGATCGAGGTCATCCTCAACAAGCTCGGACCCGCATTGGCCGCGGGGAACACCGTTGTGCTCAAACCGGACCCGAACACGCCGTGGAACGCCACACGGCTCGGCCGGCTGATCGTAGAGCGCACCGACATGCCGCCCGGCGTCGTCAACGTCGTACCTACCCCGTCCAACGGGGTGGCGGCGCTGCTGGGTACCGACCCGCGGGTGGACATGGTGTCGTTCACCGGATCGACCGCCGTGGGCAAGCACCTCATGCGGGTGGGTGCGGACACCATGAAGCGCACGTTTCTCGAACTCGGCGGCAAGTCGGCGATGATCGTGCTCGACGACGCCAAACCGGCACACATCATCCCCGGAGCAATCGGTGCCTGTGTGCACGCCGGGCAGGCGTGCGCGGCCAACACGCGGATGCTGGTGCACCGCAGCCTGTTCGACGAGGCCGTCGCCAATGTGGCGATGGCGTTCGCGGGCATACCCGTGGGTGACCCGGCCCTGCCGACCACGCTCGTGGGCCCCGTCATCAGTGCGGCCGCCAAGCAGCGCGTGCTCGATGCGTGTGAGCGTGCCCGCCGCGACGGCGCCGAGACCGTCGTCGGGGGAGGGGAAGCCGAAGGCCTGCCCGAGCACCTGGCCGGTGGTCACTACGTGGCCCCGACGGTGATCGTCGGCGCCGATCCGCGTTCGGCGATCGCGCAGGAAGAGGTGTTCGGTCCGGTGCTGGTGATGGTCCCGTTCGACGATGACGACGAGGCTGTACGACTCGCCAACGACACGGCCTTCGGCCTTGCCGGTGCGGTGCTCTCGGCGTCGCCGGAACGTGCGATGGGGATCGCGCGGCGAATCCGCACCGGCGCGATCGGGGTCAACGGCGGCATGTACTACGGGGCCGACGCGCCATTCGGTGGTTACAAGAACAGCGGTGTCGGGCGGCAGTGCGGTATCGAGGGGTTCGCACAGTACACCGAGACCAAGACCATCGGATGGCGCCGGCCCCGGACGTGA
- a CDS encoding TetR/AcrR family transcriptional regulator — MASPATGGGRPRRERGSITVDEILSGAFEVAREVSVDNLSMPQLAKHLDVGVTSIYWYFRRKDDLLDAMTELALREYDFGVSSIDAGSWRESLRAHAHRMRDTIQQNPILCDLILIRGTGGTPAARHALEKIEQPVAALVQAGLSPQQAVQTYSAIQVLVRSSAVLHRLQNRASTVPLPRDHWQQVIDPQTMPLISSLTGDGYRIGAADTANFDHILDSILERAEHLTASPRDSSPRADTILRENH; from the coding sequence ATGGCCTCCCCCGCGACGGGCGGCGGACGTCCGCGCCGCGAACGCGGGTCGATCACCGTCGACGAGATCCTCAGCGGCGCCTTCGAGGTCGCCCGTGAGGTGTCCGTCGACAACCTCAGCATGCCGCAACTGGCCAAACATCTCGACGTGGGCGTCACCAGCATCTACTGGTACTTCCGCCGCAAGGACGATCTGCTCGACGCGATGACCGAACTCGCGCTGCGCGAGTACGACTTCGGGGTGTCGTCGATCGACGCCGGTTCCTGGCGCGAATCACTGCGCGCCCATGCCCACCGGATGCGCGACACCATTCAGCAGAACCCCATCCTGTGCGACCTGATCCTCATCCGGGGTACGGGCGGCACACCTGCAGCCCGCCACGCCCTGGAGAAGATCGAGCAACCGGTCGCGGCCCTGGTGCAGGCCGGCCTGAGCCCGCAGCAGGCCGTCCAGACCTATTCGGCGATCCAGGTGCTGGTCCGCAGCAGCGCGGTGCTGCACCGCTTGCAGAACCGCGCGTCGACCGTGCCCCTGCCCCGTGACCATTGGCAACAGGTGATCGATCCCCAGACCATGCCGCTGATCTCGTCGCTCACCGGCGACGGCTACCGGATCGGCGCGGCCGATACCGCCAACTTCGACCACATCCTCGACAGCATCCTCGAACGTGCGGAGCACCTCACCGCGTCGCCGCGAGATTCGTCCCCGCGAGCAGACACAATCTTGCGCGAAAATCACTGA
- a CDS encoding cytochrome P450 — protein sequence MDSRIRDDPAVDTAALLRDPYPIFARYRAQAGVFRGSVMDWSKTPKELMPEHQYAAMSFDAVNTVFRDGKTFNSKIYDSTIGLFIGPSILAMEGKTHRDHRNLVSAAFKSKSLARWEPEIARPICEALVDEFVDTGSADLVRDYTFEFPTRVISKLLGLPEEDLPWFRRRAVELISYSVKYKRAFEASAALKDYFLDQIERRRSRPTEDIIGDLVTAEIDGEKLTDEAIYSFLRLLLPAGLETTYRSSGNLLYLLLTHPDQFAAVQNDHDLIGAAIEEGLRYETPLTTVQRSATKDTELEGVQIPAGAVIDVCIGSANRDENRWERPEEFDIFRKRIPHITFAAGEHTCMGLHLARMETRVAMETLLNRVTDLRLIADDDPHIFGQPFRSPTAIPVTFRPAG from the coding sequence GTGGACAGTCGGATACGGGACGACCCAGCGGTCGACACGGCCGCTCTGCTACGTGACCCGTACCCGATCTTCGCGCGGTACCGCGCCCAGGCAGGCGTGTTCCGGGGGTCGGTCATGGACTGGTCGAAGACGCCGAAAGAGCTCATGCCGGAACATCAGTACGCGGCGATGTCGTTCGATGCGGTCAACACGGTCTTCCGGGACGGCAAGACGTTCAACTCGAAGATCTACGACAGCACCATCGGCTTGTTCATCGGTCCGAGCATCCTGGCGATGGAAGGCAAGACACACCGCGATCACCGCAACCTGGTGTCGGCGGCGTTCAAGTCGAAGTCGTTGGCGCGCTGGGAACCCGAGATCGCGCGTCCCATCTGTGAGGCCCTCGTCGACGAGTTCGTCGACACGGGCAGCGCTGATCTGGTCCGCGACTACACCTTCGAGTTCCCCACCCGGGTGATCTCGAAGCTCCTCGGACTACCCGAGGAGGACCTGCCGTGGTTCCGTCGGCGTGCCGTCGAACTCATCTCCTACAGCGTGAAGTACAAACGCGCCTTCGAGGCGTCGGCGGCCCTCAAGGACTACTTTCTCGACCAGATCGAGCGGCGCCGCTCGAGGCCCACCGAGGACATCATCGGCGACCTGGTTACCGCCGAGATCGATGGTGAGAAACTCACCGACGAGGCCATCTACTCGTTCCTTCGGCTGCTGCTGCCCGCGGGATTGGAGACCACCTACCGGTCGTCGGGAAATCTCCTGTATCTGCTTCTCACCCACCCCGATCAGTTCGCGGCGGTGCAGAACGACCACGACCTCATCGGGGCCGCCATCGAGGAAGGCCTGCGTTACGAGACACCGCTGACCACGGTGCAGCGCTCAGCCACCAAGGACACCGAACTCGAAGGTGTACAGATTCCGGCGGGCGCGGTGATCGACGTGTGCATCGGATCGGCCAACCGCGACGAGAACCGGTGGGAACGTCCCGAGGAGTTCGACATCTTCCGTAAACGCATACCGCACATCACGTTCGCCGCGGGTGAGCACACGTGCATGGGTTTGCACCTGGCGCGCATGGAAACTCGTGTGGCGATGGAGACCCTGCTCAACCGTGTCACCGATCTTCGCCTGATCGCCGACGACGATCCGCACATCTTCGGCCAGCCATTCCGATCGCCGACCGCGATCCCGGTGACCTTCCGCCCGGCGGGCTGA
- a CDS encoding aldehyde dehydrogenase family protein translates to MSTIDQRAEKHSRQGGAADVLTAQRRSFLDDGPPDIALRRNRIDRLLAMVLDNAEDFVTATASDYGTRSRSAAFFAEILGMISVIEHTRSNLPRWMRSTRLMRAARLAGLRAEVVPSPVGVVGVIGPWNFPVQLTVLPAAAAFAAGNRVMIKMSEVTPRTAEAMADLAPRYFDQRELAVITGGPELAAEFSALPFDHLFFTGSPAIGAVVGRAAAANLVPVTLELGGKNPVVVAPGADITRAATRIAQARMVNGGQVCVCPDYVFVPDRHVDEFVEVARGTLRRMFPTITDNPDYCSSVNRSNFDRVVGLIADARARGARVESIVPVGEVLPDPVTRKIPPTIIRDVDDRMRINDEEVFGPVLAVRGYSSLASTIDYINSRPSPLVAYWFGPDDADFRHFVDHTRSGGVARNDFAAHMIPSSAPFGGVGRSGMGAYHGKAGFDAFSHHRTVVGTDLPFSITGRAALPFTGSMRVSADLALWRARSRTKNRLRKFR, encoded by the coding sequence ATGAGCACGATCGACCAACGCGCGGAAAAGCATTCCCGGCAGGGCGGAGCGGCCGACGTGCTGACGGCGCAGCGCCGCTCCTTTCTCGACGACGGGCCGCCCGATATCGCGCTGCGGCGCAACCGCATCGACCGCCTGCTCGCGATGGTGCTCGACAACGCGGAGGATTTCGTCACGGCGACCGCGTCCGACTACGGGACACGGTCACGGTCGGCGGCGTTCTTCGCCGAGATCCTCGGCATGATCTCGGTGATCGAGCACACCAGATCGAACCTGCCGCGGTGGATGCGCTCGACCCGGCTCATGCGCGCGGCGCGTCTGGCCGGGTTACGCGCCGAGGTGGTGCCCTCACCGGTCGGCGTGGTCGGCGTCATCGGTCCGTGGAATTTCCCGGTCCAGTTGACGGTGCTGCCCGCAGCCGCCGCGTTCGCGGCGGGCAACCGCGTGATGATCAAGATGTCGGAGGTCACCCCACGCACGGCGGAGGCGATGGCCGATCTCGCACCGCGCTACTTCGACCAACGCGAACTCGCTGTCATCACCGGTGGCCCTGAGCTAGCCGCCGAGTTCTCCGCTCTGCCGTTCGATCACCTGTTCTTCACCGGATCACCCGCGATCGGCGCTGTGGTGGGCCGGGCGGCCGCCGCGAACCTCGTGCCGGTGACGCTCGAACTCGGCGGCAAGAACCCGGTGGTCGTCGCGCCGGGGGCCGATATCACCCGGGCCGCGACACGAATAGCCCAGGCGCGCATGGTCAACGGCGGGCAGGTGTGCGTCTGCCCCGACTACGTGTTCGTCCCGGACCGCCATGTCGACGAATTCGTCGAGGTGGCCCGCGGCACGCTGCGCCGGATGTTTCCCACCATCACCGACAATCCCGACTACTGCTCGTCGGTCAACCGGTCCAACTTCGACCGCGTCGTCGGGCTCATCGCAGACGCACGAGCTCGCGGCGCCCGGGTCGAGTCGATCGTGCCGGTCGGCGAGGTCCTTCCCGACCCGGTGACCCGCAAGATCCCGCCGACCATCATCCGCGATGTCGACGACCGGATGCGCATCAACGACGAGGAGGTCTTCGGCCCGGTGCTCGCGGTGCGCGGTTATTCGTCGCTCGCGTCCACGATCGACTACATCAACTCACGACCGTCACCCCTGGTGGCCTACTGGTTCGGTCCCGATGACGCCGACTTCCGGCATTTCGTCGACCACACGCGCAGCGGTGGCGTGGCGCGCAATGACTTTGCCGCCCACATGATCCCGTCGTCCGCGCCGTTCGGGGGAGTGGGGCGCAGCGGCATGGGCGCCTATCACGGCAAGGCCGGGTTCGACGCGTTCAGCCACCACCGCACCGTAGTCGGAACCGATCTGCCGTTCAGCATCACCGGGCGCGCGGCCCTGCCGTTCACCGGATCGATGCGGGTGAGCGCCGACCTGGCGCTGTGGCGCGCCCGCAGCCGAACCAAAAACCGGCTCAGGAAGTTTCGCTGA
- a CDS encoding acyl-CoA synthetase — protein MLFTVPAVAEAVAAAIPDRPLIVQGERRHTYRQVMDRSNRLASYLHSQGLGVHTERDGLAGHEVGQDLLGIYAHNGPEYVESMLGSFRARVAPFNVNYRYVKNELHYLLTDAGATALVYHATFAPRIAEIRDELPTLRVLIQIADGSGNELLDGAVDYEQIVNLETAAPPVQPCPDDLYVLYTGGTTGMPKGVLWRQHDIFMTAFGGRNMMTGEAATSVDEIVDRAVENPGTRLMILPPLIHGAAQWAAMTAVTTGQTLVFPDVTDRFDAEDVVRTIEREQVLVATVVGDTMARPLLDAIRSGIQNGTVDVSSLSVIANGGAQLTPHVKQQLIDSKPNLIVVDGVGSSETGAQMSHMSAPGAVSTGTFKAGPDTCVVAEDFSCVLPEAHDGLGWLAQRGYVPLGYKGDAAKTAATFPVIDGVRYAIPGDRARQLDGGMIELLGRDSVTINSGGEKVFAEEVEAAIASHPAVRDVVVAGRPSERWGQEVVAVVAVDDGAQVDADELIRHADGSIARYKLPKAVVFRPAIERSPAGKADYRWAREQALSETS, from the coding sequence GTGCTGTTCACCGTCCCCGCTGTGGCCGAGGCCGTCGCCGCCGCCATTCCCGACCGCCCGTTGATCGTCCAGGGCGAACGTCGTCACACCTACCGCCAGGTCATGGACCGGTCGAATCGGCTTGCGTCGTATCTGCATTCGCAGGGTCTCGGTGTGCACACAGAGCGCGACGGGCTGGCCGGCCACGAGGTGGGCCAGGACCTGCTGGGCATCTACGCCCACAACGGCCCCGAATACGTCGAGTCGATGCTCGGATCGTTCCGCGCGCGAGTCGCACCGTTCAACGTCAACTACCGCTACGTCAAGAACGAACTGCACTACCTGCTGACCGACGCCGGGGCGACCGCACTGGTGTACCACGCGACGTTCGCGCCCCGCATCGCCGAGATCCGCGACGAGCTTCCCACGCTGCGGGTGCTCATCCAGATCGCCGACGGTTCGGGCAACGAACTTCTCGACGGCGCTGTCGATTACGAGCAGATCGTGAATCTCGAGACGGCCGCCCCGCCGGTGCAGCCGTGCCCCGATGACCTCTACGTGCTGTACACCGGCGGCACCACGGGTATGCCCAAGGGTGTGTTGTGGCGCCAGCACGACATCTTCATGACCGCATTCGGCGGACGCAACATGATGACCGGTGAGGCAGCGACGTCGGTCGACGAGATTGTCGACAGGGCCGTCGAGAACCCCGGCACCAGGCTCATGATCCTGCCGCCCCTGATCCACGGCGCCGCGCAGTGGGCGGCGATGACCGCGGTGACCACCGGGCAGACGCTGGTCTTCCCCGATGTGACCGACCGGTTCGACGCCGAGGACGTCGTGCGCACGATCGAACGCGAGCAGGTGCTGGTGGCCACCGTGGTGGGTGACACGATGGCCCGCCCGCTGCTCGACGCGATCCGCAGCGGCATCCAGAACGGCACCGTCGATGTGTCTTCACTTTCCGTCATCGCCAACGGCGGCGCGCAGTTGACCCCGCATGTCAAACAGCAGCTGATCGATTCCAAGCCCAACCTGATCGTGGTCGACGGCGTCGGCTCGTCGGAGACCGGTGCGCAGATGAGCCACATGTCCGCGCCCGGCGCGGTCTCCACCGGGACGTTCAAGGCCGGTCCCGACACCTGCGTGGTGGCCGAGGATTTCAGCTGTGTGCTGCCCGAGGCACACGACGGACTCGGATGGCTCGCACAGCGCGGGTATGTCCCGCTCGGCTACAAGGGCGACGCGGCCAAGACCGCTGCCACGTTCCCGGTCATCGACGGCGTGCGTTACGCCATCCCCGGCGACCGTGCCCGCCAACTCGACGGCGGCATGATCGAACTGCTCGGCCGCGACTCGGTGACCATCAACTCCGGCGGCGAGAAGGTCTTCGCCGAAGAGGTCGAGGCGGCCATCGCGTCGCATCCCGCGGTGCGTGACGTGGTGGTCGCGGGCAGGCCCAGCGAGCGCTGGGGTCAGGAGGTCGTGGCCGTGGTCGCCGTCGACGACGGCGCGCAGGTCGACGCCGACGAGTTGATCCGCCACGCCGACGGTTCCATCGCACGGTACAAGCTGCCGAAGGCCGTCGTGTTCCGACCTGCCATCGAACGCAGCCCGGCGGGCAAGGCCGACTATCGGTGGGCCCGCGAGCAGGCGCTCAGCGAAACTTCCTGA
- a CDS encoding cysteine hydrolase, producing the protein MRIDVRELVTPGRTAVVTQECQGAVIGPDAGLRALADEAQRVALPNIKRLLPAARAASVHVVHCLVQRRPDGLGSNRNAKIFAIGRNDVAIAPGTPGAALLPELGPEAGDLVLTRWHGLGPMGGTDLDAVLRNLGVTTIVAVGVSVNVAITNLVMDAVNAGYHVVLPRDAVAGVPTDYADAVIDNTLSLLATVTSTDQLLQIWQP; encoded by the coding sequence ATGAGGATCGATGTGCGCGAGTTGGTGACACCCGGCCGCACCGCGGTGGTCACCCAGGAGTGCCAGGGTGCGGTCATCGGTCCCGACGCCGGTCTGCGGGCACTCGCCGACGAGGCGCAGCGTGTCGCCCTACCGAACATCAAGCGGCTGTTGCCCGCCGCCCGCGCGGCCTCTGTGCACGTGGTGCACTGCCTGGTCCAGCGCAGGCCGGACGGCCTGGGCTCCAACCGCAACGCGAAGATCTTCGCAATCGGCCGCAACGACGTCGCGATCGCACCTGGCACCCCCGGTGCCGCGCTGCTGCCCGAACTGGGGCCCGAGGCAGGGGATCTCGTGCTCACGCGATGGCACGGCCTGGGACCGATGGGCGGTACCGACCTCGACGCAGTCTTGCGCAACCTCGGCGTGACCACGATCGTCGCGGTCGGGGTCTCGGTCAACGTGGCGATCACCAACCTGGTGATGGACGCGGTCAACGCGGGCTATCACGTGGTGCTGCCGCGCGACGCGGTCGCGGGTGTGCCGACCGACTATGCCGACGCCGTCATCGACAACACCCTGTCGCTGTTGGCCACCGTCACCTCCACCGACCAACTGCTGCAGATCTGGCAGCCTTGA